Genomic DNA from Chromatiales bacterium:
ATTTTATTAGAAAACCTGTTGCGTCACGAAGATGGACAGACCGTCTGCAAAGATGATATACAAGCCTTAGTTGATAGAAAAAGCGGTAATAAGGAGATCGCTTATAGACCTGCACGAGTATTGATGCAAGATTTTACCGGTGTACCAGCAGTGGTTGATCTCGCTGCAATGCGATCGGCAATAGATCGTTTCGGATTAAATCCAGATGAAATTAATCCTCTGCAGCCTACTGATTTGGTTATAGATCATTCCATACAGGTGGATAAATTCGGCAATGATAAGGCTCTAGATCTGAATACACGAATAGAGTTCCAACGCAACCGAGAGCGATATAATTTTCTTAAGTGGGGGCAAAAAGCATTTTCTAATTTTAAGGTAGTGCCACCTGGTTCGGGCATAGTGCATCAGGTTAACTTAGAGTATCTGGCGCGGGTAATATTCATAGACGAGCAGCATGGTATGAAAATCGCATACCCAGATACTCTGGTCGGCACTGATTCTCATACGACGATGATCAACGGTATTGGTGTATTGGGTTGGGGAGTCGGTGGCATAGAAGCCGAAGCATCCATGCTAGGGCAACCTATCTCTATGCTAGTGCCTAAAGTTGTCGGATTTAAACTCAGTGGAAAATTACCAGAGGGGTCAACTGCAACTGATTTGGTATTAACCGTTGTAGAGATGCTACGCAAGCTTGGTGTGGTAGGAAAATTTGTCGAGTTCTACGGCGACGGCTTAAATGAATTATCACTGGGAGACCGTGCCACGATTGCCAATATGGCGCCGGAATACGGGGCAACTTGCGGTATTTTCCCAATAGATAGAGAAACCATAGATTATTTATCTTTGAGCGGGCGTAGCGACAACGAAATTGCTGTAATAGAAACATACGCCAAACAATGCGGATTGTGGCGCAACGATGAAAACCAACTGCAATACGACCAAACTATAGAATTAGCCCTTGATGAGGTCGTCCCTAGTCTCGCCGGACCGAAGCGCCCACAAGATCGCATACCACTGAACTTAGCGCAAGAAAAGTGTCGCGATGCTCTATCAAAAATCAAGCCTGCTCCAACGCAGGCTGAGATTGAGATTGACGGCGAGCCAGTAACCTTAAGCGATGGTTTTGTTGCCATTGCCGCAATTACTTCGTGCACCAACACCTCAAATCCATCGGTTATGCTAGCGGCAGGATTACTCGCTAAAAAAGCATTGGAACGCGGGCTTAGAGTCAAGCCGTGGGTTAAAACATCACTCGCCCCGGGTTCTCAGGTTGTAACCGATTACCTACAAAATGCAAAACTAATGGATGCACTGCAAAAACTCAACTTCTATATCGTGGGCTACGGTTGCACGACCTGCATTGGGAACTCAGGACCGCTGTCTGAGACTATCGCTACGGCAATCAAAAAACATAAGTTGATAGCTAGTGCGGTACTCTCCGGAAATAGAAACTTTGAAGGGCGTATACATTCACAAGTTCAGTTAAATTATCTCGCGTCACCACCCTTGGTGATCGCCTATGCACTTGCCGGGACTATGAATATAGATTTATATAAAGAACCACTAGCTAACGATCAGCAAGGCAAACCAGTTTTTCTAAAAGATATATGGCCGAGCCGACAAGAACTTAATGCGTTACTCAAGCAAGCTCTGTCAGCTGAGCAATTTCACAAGATCTATGCCGAGATTTACAAAGGTACCGAAGATTGGAAAAAATTAGATGCCCCTGCCGACATACTCTACGATTGGTCGGACTCAACTTATATTGCCCATCCACCGTATTTTGAAAACTTTTCTTTAGAAGCACAAAAGCCTGAGCCTATTAAAAACGCGCGGGTGCTTGCTATCCTGGGTGACTCTGTGACCACCGACCATATCTCGCCGGCCGGTTCCATCGCACCCAATAGTCCAGCTGGGCTGTACCTACAAGCGCAAGGTGTACTAGTCAATGATTTTAATTCCTATGGTTCTCGTAGAGGTAACCACGAAGTTATGGTAAGAGGCACCTTTGCAAATATACGACTACGCAACAAATTGGTGCCTGATGTAGAAGGAGGTTATACACTGCATTTCCCATCTAAAGAACAAATGACTATCTACGATGCTGCGATGCGCTACATACAAGAATCGGTAGCGACTATCGTTATTGCTGGCAAGGAATACGGTAGCGGTTCATCTCGCGACTGGGCTGCGAAAGGACCTAGACTGCAGGGTGTTAGAGCAGTCATCGCAGAGAGCTTTGAACGTATACACAGAACCAACTTAATCGGGATGGGTATATTACCGTTACAATTTTTAGAGGGCGATAGTGTGCAGACACTCGGCTTAAATGGTAGCGAACTTTATACTATTGATATCACTGAAGACGGATTTGCCGAGGTGCATATTACTGATGAGAATAATCAGCGCAGAGACTTTAAGGTTAAAATTCGCATAGACACTCCGCAGGAACAAGATTATTATGACAACGGTGGCATCCTACACTATGTGTTGCGGCAACTCGCTGCGTAAAGACGGTTAATTACCTGTCTTTTGAGGTGGTGGTGTCGGCCTTCTCACTTATGCGGGCAGGGTGAATATGCCGTTTGTGCAGATTGCGACAATGTAGGGATAGTTAGCTATGCGGAAAAATAAGTTGTGCCGGATTCAATAGTTCTTCGGCTTCTGTGCGACTTAAATCAGTTTGCTCTAAAACTACATCTATAATAGGCCGGCGTTCCTTATACGCTTGTTTGACAATCGCCGCTCCTTTCTCGTAGCCTATCACTCTGTTAAGAGCGGTCACTAATATCGGGTTTTTTTCTAAAGCGGCGTGCAAGGCCTCTTTGTTTACTACAAAACCGGCAATCGCTTTATCGGCTAATATGCGCGCCGCATTACTCAGCAAATCGATACTCTGCAGTAAATTGTATGCAATAACTGGCAACATCACATTGAGTTGAAAATTACCCGATTGACCGGCTATCGTAATAGTCGAATCGTTACCTATCACTTGAGCGCAAACCATTGCCACCGATTCGGGTATTACCGGATTGACTTTGCCCGGCATAATGCTACTACCGGGTTGCAATACAGGTAGCGTAATTTCACCCAAACCGGCAAGCGGTCCTGAGTTCATCCAGCGTAAATCGTTCGCTATCTTCATAAGACCAACGGCTACAGTTTTAAGTTGACCGCTACATTCGACCGCCGCATCTTGACTACTGAGTGCTTCAAATTTATTCGGCTTAGAGGTGAAAGCTATGCGAGTTTGTTCGGATAATATACTGCAGAATAAATCGCCAAAGCCTTTGGGGCTATTCACACCAGTACCGACCGCAGTGCCGCCTTGCGCCAACTCGCGCAGTCTATGAACAGCGGAATCTACACGCGCCACTGCATATCGCACCTGTGCTTCCCAGCCACTCAGTTCTTGTTCTAAGCTAATCGGCATCGCATCCATTAGATGGGTTCGCCCGGTGGTCAGCTGCGCAGAGAGAGATTCCGCTTTGGTAGCAATGCAGGTCGCCAGATGTTCTAGAGCCGGCTTTAATTGCTCTTCAATCAACAGGCAGGCGCTTAGATGTATCGCAGTCGGTATCACATCATTAGAACTCTGGCTCATGTTGACATGATCGTTTGGGTGAACCTGAGAAGAGGATGCTTCTGAGGCAAGCCGGGCAATCACTTCATTGGCATTCATATTAGAACTAGTTGCCGAGCCAGTCTGAAATACACCTATCGGAAAATGCTTATCGTATTTATTAGCGGCAACCTCTTTGGCAGCTTGTGCAATTGCCTCGGCAATAATAGTATCCAGCAAACCCAATCGTTGATTGCTCTGCGCACAGCTATATTTTATCAACCCCAGTGCTCGTATAAAGGTCGATGGCATAGATAGCCCACTAATCGGAAAATTATCTACTGCACGCTGGGTTTGTGCACCGTAGAGCTTGTCCGCAGGTACTTTTACTTCACCCAAGCTATCCTTTTCTATTCTGTATTTCATCTATGTTTTTAATAAGTTGATAAAGTTCTGTAATTTTTTGGCAACGACGGTCTCCTAGATCCGCACTAGAATAACCCGCCAACTGCTTAGACAACAAGAAAGTTCTATATCCGCATCATCAAGCCAATCATGCCGACGATAATTCCTGAGAACAGCATCATTCGCCAAGTCAGACTGGCTTTTAGGTTAGCAATTTCAGTTTTCACATAACTTTTAGTTGCCATATCTTTAATAGATTCTTTGGTAGCCATCCGGGCTTCTATCCGAGCTTCCATATCCCTAAGATCCTCTTTTGTTGCTATGCATATACGGGTTTCTATGTCTCTCAGGGCACTCTTGGTTGCCATGCGTGCTTCCATACGAATTTCTAAGTTCTTAATATCCTCTTTTGTTGCCATGCGTATACGGGTTTCCAAGTCCTTAAGATCCTCTTTTGTTGCCATGCGTATACGGGTTTCTAGGTCCTTAAGATCCTCTTTTGTCGCCATGTGCGCTTCTAAGTCTCTAAGATCCTCTTTGGTCGCCATACGCTCTTCTAAGTCCTTAAGATCCTCTTTTGTCGCCATGCGCGCTTCTAAGTCCTTAAGATCCTCTTTTGTCGCCATGCGCTCTTCTATGCGCTCTTCTAAGTCATGAATATCGTACTTGGTCGCAGTATCTTTAATGGCTTCATTAATCGCTACATTATGCGCCTGCATAAAATCACTTATTGCCATGCTGGCTTGCTCGGCTGTTACATCTGGAATCTTTACCAGTGTTTCTTGCATCATATTTTGACTTTTCATTTTTACCTCTCTATATATATTAGCACTAATATTTGTGAAAAAACCTACCCTACAACAAATATAGCAATTGAAAATATCGCTACTGACGAAATAACTTATTCAACCGACGAACGGTACAATCCTTGCCGGTAAGAGCATAACCCTACTAATTCTGTGCTACTATAGAAATTGCTTTAGAAAAATAATCAATCTATGACATTATCTGAAATTACTGCAATCAGTCCTATAGATGGACGATACCGAAGCAAAAGCGAAGAACTAGCCGAATTTTTTAGTGAATACGCACTGATGCGCTATCGCTTAATTGCCGAAATAGAATGGTTCAAGTTTTTATCCGCCCATAACAAAATAGATGAAATTCCGGCGCTCTCTGAGCAAGCGAAAACTTATCTAGACAATATCGTTGATAACTTTGACGAGCAACAAGCGATGCAAGTCAAAACTATAGAAAAAACGACTCAGCACGATGTCAAGGCTTTGGAATACTATTTAGTCTCGCAAACAAAACCGATGCCTGAACTCAGTTGCTTATCCAATTTTTTCCATTTCGCCTGTACCTCCGAAGATATTAATAGTACTGCTTACGGTATGATGCTCAAAGCTGCTCGCGAAAAATGCCTGCTACCTCACCTACGCCGTATCCGCGATAGCTTGAAAGCTATGGCAACACGCTATGCCGATGTTGCAATGCTGGCGAGAACCCATGGACAACCGGCATCACCGACGACCTTAGGCAAAGAAATGGCAAATTTTTGCTACCGACTGCATGAACAAACCGAAAAATTTGCTGCGATTGGATTACGAGCTAAAGCAAATGGTGCATGCGGCAACTACAATGCACATCATCTCGCTTATCCGGAAATTGACTGGCAGCAACTCAGCAAGCATTATTTAGAATTATTAGGCTTGCAACAGCATCCTTATAGCACGCAAATAGAACCGCACGATCACATTGCCGAATTGATGGATGCACTTTCGCGTATCGCGCATGTATTATTGGATTTATGCCGCGATATTTGGCTTTATATCTCGTTGGAATTATTCAAACAAAAAATCGCAAAACAAGAAGTAGGCTCTTCAACTATGCCGCATAAAGTTAACCCAATACATTTTGAGAATGCTGAAGGTAATTTAGGTCTTGCCATTACCTTAGCAAGGCATTTATCGGACAAACTACCAGTATCGCGCTGGCAACGAGATTTATCAGATTCGACGGTGCTGCGCTCAGTAGGGTCAGTATTTGCCTATATGTTAATAGCACTGCATTCTATCGCCACAGGATTGGACAGATTGGAACTAAACCAAGAGCAGATCGCAGAACAACTATCCACCCATCCGGAAGTATTAGGGGAGGCAATACAAACACTGCTAAGAAAGCACGGCATGCAGGATGCCTACGAACAACTCAAGCAATTACAACGCGGACAAAGTATATCGTTGAAAACGCTTAGACTATTTATCGCAAATACTGATCTTCCAGAAGACGACAAAAACTTATTGCTTGCCCTAGAACCCAAGAACTATATAGGTATCGCTAGTCGTCTTGCAAAAGAGGTATAAAATTCAACAACTAGGCAGACGGTTTGCGTAGGAGTTTGCCCTACTGCGATTCTTGCTTGCTAGTAGTTAGGTCGTCAAGTTTTATATCCAGAGAACTGTATGTCGGGCTAAGTAGTTTGTAATACCAATTCGCATAGAGTTCCGACAGATATTCATTGTCGCTTTGTATTTCAGCTTCCGTCTCCGACGAGGTGTCGTATTGCGATGCGATGTCGGCTTGATACCCCGCTGAAAAAATGGCATAGGATTCATTATCTATTTGGTAGCTTTGCATATTCAATTCGAAACCGTCGAAGGTCGTAAATGTTGCATCTATATGCGTCTCAGGTAGTAAAAAACTATTGTCTTTAGGAAATACTTCTTTGAACTGCAAGTAATCAACCGCTGCAGCAATCTGTTGCAGGGCATAGGGGCTTTTTATTTCACGATCAGCGGGTAGATTTTCGATCTCAAATTCCCCGTCTTTGGTGCGGCGCACTATAGTCATAGTACTGACAAGCTCATCGTCGTGCTTTTCTATAACGATGCGATGAAGACTTTCGGGTGGCATATGAATAATGTATTTATCCAACCATTCGTCAACCGTCATGTCCAATTCTAAACGACGGTTAATCAACCAACTACGGTTTTCAACAGGAAGCCGTATATATTGTCCCTGATCCAAATGTGCCGGAAAATTGCCGACGATTAACTGCCAGCGGTTATCCGTAGTATCCATTTCCAATAAGATACCTGCCCCGTCTAAGGCATCAGCATCAGCAATACCTAGTTTAGGAAAATCTTCAGAGCGCGAACTCATTTCTTCGATTTTTTCAGCTTCCGTTAAGGCGCGCAATAAAGCGCGTATCTTGGGCACATCGGCAGGAAAGTCATCTTTCTCTACAACCCGCCAGATACCATTGTCGTCCTTTTGTATACGAAGGGTTTGCTCGCCTTGCGAAAGTCTCAATTCATTCATCTGGTTGGCTATATTGACTGCATCCGCGGCTAAATTAGGAAACAACTTTTGCTGTTCTTGGGTACTATCTTGCTCGCGCACCAACAAGAATACTACGGATGCAGAAATTGCAGTCGCCAGGACGATTAAAATGAGTGTCTTGGATTTCATCGTCTTTGCCGACGCCGCTTAACAAACGCAAAAACCAGTGCTAAAACGGTAACCAGTGCCGGCACTGCGCCGATATTAATGATTTTAAGATCACGGCCGAGTTGATCTATGTCTTTAGCCAAGTTATATTTAACCTCCCGCAGCTGTTTACGCGTTTGTAATCTTTGTCTCTGAAACTTTTGATATTCTTGCATCTGCTCGTCACTCAATATGTTGGCACCCCTCTTGCGGTCGCTGCGTTGCTCTTGTAATTCCTGCAGTTTTGCTTCGGTCTCTCTGAGTTTGCTCTCCAATTCTTGCTCGACTTCTCGATATTTGATCACCGCACCTTGTTCTATCTCCACTACTTTGGTAAAGGGACGATTAAAACTCGCACGACTACGTATACCTATCAGATCTTTACCGCCGGTAATATTATCTATCGCATTGATTACAAAGTCGCGATTATTAGCAATCGGCTGGTACAGACGCTGACCAAAAAAATTCTGCACGACCACCCATAAACGATCGCTCAGCACATCTACATCGGCAACGACGAGCAAATTAACCGGGCCGTCTGATTTTGCTATATGAGAATCTAACGCATCGTCTTGAGCCTGTTGCCCATCGGCATCATCGCTCTTACTGTCATCACCGTTGTCACCTTCTTCGTCCGCTTCTTTAGGAGGCGCATCAAAAGCACTGTCAATCTCGCCTTTGAGGCGGGCAGCAATCGGATATTCCTCTTGCGAAGCTCTGAATCCCTTTTCCAACTCCGACGGCTCACTCATAAAACGGATTATATCTAAGGGTACCAGTGAAGACTCTTTACTGGTGTACATCAACGGCGTCATTTCTATTTTTTCCTTATCCAATACTTTGATGTGTGAGGCTATCGCAAAATTGACTTGCTCCAACGCCGAAGTGACTACATCTTCACGATCTATACTATTTTTATTCAGCCCGATATAAAGAATATTACGCTGCGGCGGCTGACCGGGCAGGCTAATTTGTAAACTGTTGTTAAAGTCGGTCACCACAGTGCGTTCGGCTACCTCAAAACCCCACTCCTTAAATAAGGTGTTCAGCGATGAACCCTTTATCGATAAATCCTGCATCTGCACATCACTCGGCAAAGGAATTTCCTCAACTTCGGCATAAGGATCGACAAAAAATATCGCATTGCCACCTTTCATCACATATTGATCTATCGCATAAAGCGTTTTGTCGGCTAAATTTTTAGGGTGCACCACCATCAACACATCAATCTCTTCGTCTATTTGTTCGCTATCGGTAAAAACTAATTGAACTTCAAAGAGCTGTTCTATCTGTTCGATAATCACCCACGGATTAGGGCGGCTTGCCGCGCCCAAACCCTCGACTGGATACATAGGTAGTGCAGACATCAGACCAATAATCGGTTTTTTAGGATTCATCAAAGTATAGAGTAGTTTGTCAATATCGTATTCCAGAAAAACTTCACGGCGTGGATCTAAAAATGGTATCTTTTCAACATCTCCGACTGCGTTGCTACCAGCCAAACCGAAATACAACACATCGCCGCTCTCTTCTAACGGAATTCTTTGTATACCAAAGCCTGAGGCACGATCTTCATCTTCCGAAAAAGGCACCGGGTCTATAAAGTTCAGCCTTAATTTACCACCGGCGTAGATTTTATATTCCTCCAGAATTTCTCGCACACGCTTATAGTATTTACGATAATACGGATTGTTGCTACTTGATTCTTGAGTGAAAAATAAATAGAGGTTCAGCGGCTGATCTATTGCTGCAACGATATTGCGCGTGCTATCGGACAGGCTATATATTTTGTTTTCGGTCAAATCCAAACGCATGTTTTTGAACAAAATGTTGGACAGAGTAATCAATACCAAAAATAATATTGCCAACAATATACAAACGCTTTTAGTAGAAGATAAAAACCGCATTTTAGGTCATCCTTGCTTTCTATTCTCTAAAACAACTACATTGGCAATCAGCCAGAAGCCTATCATCAACATAAAATAAATTATATCTCTGAGATCTATAACGCCCTTATTAATAGAACTAAAGTGCGATAAGAAACTCATTGAAGTTATAGTGTCCAATAAAACTTGCGGCAGCCACAGCTTAAAGAAATCTATCACAAAAGGGAAATTCGTCGTGATAAACAAAAAGCAAATCGCAATGCTGATAATAAACGCAATGACTTGATTGCTGGTCGTTGCCGAAATGCACGAGCCTATAGCCAAGAACGCACCAGCCATCAAAAAACTACCCAGATACGACGAGAATATGACGCCGTTGTCGGGTTCCCCTAAATAATTGACCGTTAGCCACAACGGGAAGGTTAACAACAATGCCAATCCGGCGAATAACCACGCTGCCAGATATTTACCCAGCACTGCCTGCACGATGCTAATCGGCAAGGTCATCAGCAGTTCTATGCTACCACTCTTTTTTTCCTCAGCCCACAAACGCATGGATATTGCCGGAATTAAAAACAGATACAACCACGGATGATACTGAAAGAACGGTACCAAATCAGCTTGATTACGCTCGTAAAAATTACCCAAATAGAAAGTAAAGGTAGCAGCGAGCATCAAAAATATAATGATGAAAACATAAGCGAGCGGTGTCGTAA
This window encodes:
- the acnA gene encoding aconitate hydratase AcnA; amino-acid sequence: MNSFDTKTILEIGSESYTIFDISRIEQARSLPFCLKILLENLLRHEDGQTVCKDDIQALVDRKSGNKEIAYRPARVLMQDFTGVPAVVDLAAMRSAIDRFGLNPDEINPLQPTDLVIDHSIQVDKFGNDKALDLNTRIEFQRNRERYNFLKWGQKAFSNFKVVPPGSGIVHQVNLEYLARVIFIDEQHGMKIAYPDTLVGTDSHTTMINGIGVLGWGVGGIEAEASMLGQPISMLVPKVVGFKLSGKLPEGSTATDLVLTVVEMLRKLGVVGKFVEFYGDGLNELSLGDRATIANMAPEYGATCGIFPIDRETIDYLSLSGRSDNEIAVIETYAKQCGLWRNDENQLQYDQTIELALDEVVPSLAGPKRPQDRIPLNLAQEKCRDALSKIKPAPTQAEIEIDGEPVTLSDGFVAIAAITSCTNTSNPSVMLAAGLLAKKALERGLRVKPWVKTSLAPGSQVVTDYLQNAKLMDALQKLNFYIVGYGCTTCIGNSGPLSETIATAIKKHKLIASAVLSGNRNFEGRIHSQVQLNYLASPPLVIAYALAGTMNIDLYKEPLANDQQGKPVFLKDIWPSRQELNALLKQALSAEQFHKIYAEIYKGTEDWKKLDAPADILYDWSDSTYIAHPPYFENFSLEAQKPEPIKNARVLAILGDSVTTDHISPAGSIAPNSPAGLYLQAQGVLVNDFNSYGSRRGNHEVMVRGTFANIRLRNKLVPDVEGGYTLHFPSKEQMTIYDAAMRYIQESVATIVIAGKEYGSGSSRDWAAKGPRLQGVRAVIAESFERIHRTNLIGMGILPLQFLEGDSVQTLGLNGSELYTIDITEDGFAEVHITDENNQRRDFKVKIRIDTPQEQDYYDNGGILHYVLRQLAA
- a CDS encoding DUF4340 domain-containing protein; this translates as MKSKTLILIVLATAISASVVFLLVREQDSTQEQQKLFPNLAADAVNIANQMNELRLSQGEQTLRIQKDDNGIWRVVEKDDFPADVPKIRALLRALTEAEKIEEMSSRSEDFPKLGIADADALDGAGILLEMDTTDNRWQLIVGNFPAHLDQGQYIRLPVENRSWLINRRLELDMTVDEWLDKYIIHMPPESLHRIVIEKHDDELVSTMTIVRRTKDGEFEIENLPADREIKSPYALQQIAAAVDYLQFKEVFPKDNSFLLPETHIDATFTTFDGFELNMQSYQIDNESYAIFSAGYQADIASQYDTSSETEAEIQSDNEYLSELYANWYYKLLSPTYSSLDIKLDDLTTSKQESQ
- a CDS encoding class II fumarate hydratase, with the protein product MKYRIEKDSLGEVKVPADKLYGAQTQRAVDNFPISGLSMPSTFIRALGLIKYSCAQSNQRLGLLDTIIAEAIAQAAKEVAANKYDKHFPIGVFQTGSATSSNMNANEVIARLASEASSSQVHPNDHVNMSQSSNDVIPTAIHLSACLLIEEQLKPALEHLATCIATKAESLSAQLTTGRTHLMDAMPISLEQELSGWEAQVRYAVARVDSAVHRLRELAQGGTAVGTGVNSPKGFGDLFCSILSEQTRIAFTSKPNKFEALSSQDAAVECSGQLKTVAVGLMKIANDLRWMNSGPLAGLGEITLPVLQPGSSIMPGKVNPVIPESVAMVCAQVIGNDSTITIAGQSGNFQLNVMLPVIAYNLLQSIDLLSNAARILADKAIAGFVVNKEALHAALEKNPILVTALNRVIGYEKGAAIVKQAYKERRPIIDVVLEQTDLSRTEAEELLNPAQLIFPHS
- a CDS encoding Gldg family protein, translating into MRFLSSTKSVCILLAILFLVLITLSNILFKNMRLDLTENKIYSLSDSTRNIVAAIDQPLNLYLFFTQESSSNNPYYRKYYKRVREILEEYKIYAGGKLRLNFIDPVPFSEDEDRASGFGIQRIPLEESGDVLYFGLAGSNAVGDVEKIPFLDPRREVFLEYDIDKLLYTLMNPKKPIIGLMSALPMYPVEGLGAASRPNPWVIIEQIEQLFEVQLVFTDSEQIDEEIDVLMVVHPKNLADKTLYAIDQYVMKGGNAIFFVDPYAEVEEIPLPSDVQMQDLSIKGSSLNTLFKEWGFEVAERTVVTDFNNSLQISLPGQPPQRNILYIGLNKNSIDREDVVTSALEQVNFAIASHIKVLDKEKIEMTPLMYTSKESSLVPLDIIRFMSEPSELEKGFRASQEEYPIAARLKGEIDSAFDAPPKEADEEGDNGDDSKSDDADGQQAQDDALDSHIAKSDGPVNLLVVADVDVLSDRLWVVVQNFFGQRLYQPIANNRDFVINAIDNITGGKDLIGIRSRASFNRPFTKVVEIEQGAVIKYREVEQELESKLRETEAKLQELQEQRSDRKRGANILSDEQMQEYQKFQRQRLQTRKQLREVKYNLAKDIDQLGRDLKIINIGAVPALVTVLALVFAFVKRRRQRR
- a CDS encoding heme exporter protein CcmB; the protein is MKTIYAIMKRELSHYFTTPLAYVFIIIFLMLAATFTFYLGNFYERNQADLVPFFQYHPWLYLFLIPAISMRLWAEEKKSGSIELLMTLPISIVQAVLGKYLAAWLFAGLALLLTFPLWLTVNYLGEPDNGVIFSSYLGSFLMAGAFLAIGSCISATTSNQVIAFIISIAICFLFITTNFPFVIDFFKLWLPQVLLDTITSMSFLSHFSSINKGVIDLRDIIYFMLMIGFWLIANVVVLENRKQG
- the purB gene encoding adenylosuccinate lyase — translated: MTLSEITAISPIDGRYRSKSEELAEFFSEYALMRYRLIAEIEWFKFLSAHNKIDEIPALSEQAKTYLDNIVDNFDEQQAMQVKTIEKTTQHDVKALEYYLVSQTKPMPELSCLSNFFHFACTSEDINSTAYGMMLKAAREKCLLPHLRRIRDSLKAMATRYADVAMLARTHGQPASPTTLGKEMANFCYRLHEQTEKFAAIGLRAKANGACGNYNAHHLAYPEIDWQQLSKHYLELLGLQQHPYSTQIEPHDHIAELMDALSRIAHVLLDLCRDIWLYISLELFKQKIAKQEVGSSTMPHKVNPIHFENAEGNLGLAITLARHLSDKLPVSRWQRDLSDSTVLRSVGSVFAYMLIALHSIATGLDRLELNQEQIAEQLSTHPEVLGEAIQTLLRKHGMQDAYEQLKQLQRGQSISLKTLRLFIANTDLPEDDKNLLLALEPKNYIGIASRLAKEV